AAACTAAGCAACTATAATCTTTCTCTTAAATGATCCCTTTAAAACAGGGATGCCCAAGATAGAGTGTGATCTAGCTGTAGACTTTGAGCTGGCAATGGTGACCAGTGTATGTGTCTTCTTTTGGTACAATACAGTTAAGTAAGATTCCATTAGAGGCGGTGGAACCTGATGAAATGACTTCTCTATAAGTAGGGCCTACCTTGCTAAAAGTGTGGGCACCCCTGCTTGAAACATTACCCTTGATTCAGCAGCAAAGTGAAAGATAGGGCATCAATGAAAAGGAGAATATTAGCAAGCAGGTAATGTCCAATCCTGGTGAATGGAAGGGTCAGAGCATGAATATTAAACAAATATGACTTCTTCctgtacacaaaaaaaacaaataagctacaaaacaagagaaaaacataagAGAAAAAGAATGTAAAGCCCCAATGATTGTGCAATCACATAATATCATCCAGGAGGTTCGGGCTGGCCACCCAGTCTAGGGTCCTTGGCTCTGAAGCTGCCATGATCATGCACATAAACTGTTTCCCAGTCCTCCTGTCGATGGGATAAATGGTGGTGGGTGTGAACCTCTTGTTGTTCTCCACAAACTCACACATCTGCTGGTAGATTTTGGGATATTCATGGCGAAGGAAGACACCTCTTATTCTAAGCTCCCTTTGGATATGAATGAAGCAAACCTCCCTGGCTTTCCTCCCTTCTTCTCCCTCATTATCCAAATTGGCTGTACCAGGAGGAGGGGTTAGGATCAGTGTCTCCAtgtccttttccttttttgtgaTCTTCCTCTCTGGGCTAGATGAGGCTAAGGCTATTTTGGCATACTTACGGACAGTGGGAATATGGTGGGCTCTGGCAGAGAGGCGGTCAGAGCCCCCTTGTCCCACTGCCACAGTTACATTCAACAAAAAACATTCCTCAGGGTCAAATTGGTTGCCAACTACCTGCAGTTCCTTGGCATGCTCTCCCAGGTTGTCCGAATAGCTCTCTAACTCCCTCAGAGACAAGTAGGTGGGGGACATCAGCAAACCTTCCAGGCCCAGTTGGAGAAAGTTATCTGCAGAACTGGGGTTAGGAAAACCTAGAAAGAGCACGCCTCTACCCCGGGAGAGGTACCCAACCTTGGCAATACGAGAGAAGGCTTTGTGCACCCCTGTATTCTCTCTGCAAAACGTTAGCACATGGCGACAGACGCTGCCCATGCAACCATAGATACAGCTCTCTTTGTGGATGTCCCAGTCCTCACGGCGACAGTTGCGGGAACAATAGTAAGTGTAGCAGCTATGGCAGGACTTGAAGTAAAGGCAGGCATTGAACATAGTCTCTGTGCGCCTGCACTTGGCATTTGAGCAAGTTAAGAGGTCATCCTCATCTGCGCTAAGATCCGGTGAGCAGTCTTCAAGCGGCTTGTGGGGGCCACTCACTGGCACCTCTGGGAATGTCTCTCTCCTATGGCCTTGATGGGATTTTGGAAATGTTGGTGTTGGCTGTTCCTTTAGGGGCCTACTCTGTAGAAGTTGTGCCGTTTGCCCATAGTGTTCTGTTTTCCTTGGGAGCCCTATCATATCTTCCTTAATTAACTTTCTCAATTGGTCTGCAAGGGCATCTGATTCACTTGGGCGGCGACTTGATGGTGGCTTGTAGTCTATGACCAGATCTGCAATTAGCTCATCCAGTTGCTCCAGGCTGCGGTGCCGGGCGGATCTGCTTGGCATCTTCTCTTTGGTAGGATAGGAAGGGTGACCTTGGTAAGCTGGTGGTGTGACACTTGAGTCTATCACATCCCAGCTGGCAGACCTCATCTCAGCCCTTCCAACCCCATTTGCCCTTAAGTCATTATCTGTAATAGTGATCTCAGGGGTGACAAACCATGAGCGCCCCATTGTGTACCGTCCACCTTCTGTATGAACCTTCTCCACTATAGAATTCTCTGAAAGGGATAGGGCAGCATAGCGTTTAGGGGAGCAAGAAAGATTAACAACCACAGGTTGGCGTCTGTCATCGGGAGATAAGGCACGTCGCTCATGGCACAGCAGGTTCTCATAACTTTGGCCACGCGCAAGCAGGGCATCTTTGCGCCCGCCAGGGTTTAAAACATTGTCCCAAGATCTGGAATAGCTTCTGGTGTCTGTTCCTAGTCTCTGCTGGTTCATGCTGTATGATGCATGCCATGATGATAGCATTGCCTCCCTTCCAGATGACTGAGAGGGAAAAGGTGATATTGGTATGGTTGGGTATGGGACTGGGCCCTGATCTGGAAAATACCAATTGGTTAATTGGAGGGGTTGGGAGGTCCTTGGGTAGGGATATGTCCTGGTGAGGGCCTCCCTTTCTGAATACTTTGCAATATCCTCAGCAAAGTAGTGTTTGGCAGCTGAAGTCTGAAGCGGATACAACCTGGGGTCCTCTACGTACAGTGTTTTAGCTGAAACTGCACGAGGAGGATAATAACAGGCATCCTCGCCATAGAACGTCCTTACTGGTGCTTCCTGAATAGGATACGGTCTGGGCTCCTCAATATAATAAGTTCGAGGGCCAGAAGGAGGCTCCTCAGGGTAGTAGTTGTGAGTAGCGACTGCAGGGTAAGTAAGACAGCCTCTGTTTTTGATGGAAATATTTTGGGTATAACTGCCGTCATCCTCTGTATAGAAGTAGGAGGCTGGAGTGGGGCTACTACCATATTGCACACAGTCTCTGCTGGAGTAATGTGTGAAGTCCCTTGGGGAAGCAACACTTTGGTTTGGGACACCTCTAAAGTCTGTGGTGTACATCTCGCCCCCTAAATTACAGGGAAAGTGTGTAATCCTGTGGTCCCCACTATAGGATTCACTCGGTGTAGGGGTCCGAGACACAGATATAAGCCTTGCAGCGGGAACTgctaagttcctgggtgtgcttggTTGCCTATTGCAATTTGGTGCCTCCCCCCAATTCTGACTGGGCTTGGAGCTGTGTGCGGCATGCTGCAATACGGCATCATCTGGCTTGATATCTATTCTGCACCGGACATGAGGGCTAGAGATTGGCTTTGCCCCCTGACTTTCCTCCATGCAGTTGCTGTTGATACAAAGGGGAGAAATCCGGCTTGCAATGTTGCGCTGCGGCTGCAATTTTATTGGGTGGACTTCATTCATGAGTGCCTTGGCAGGAGCATAGCTGACTTCCCTTTTGGGGGAGGCTACAGATTTCTGTGGTTCCCTGGAATTCCGGTTAACCTCTCTGCCCCTTCTGGTAGTCGGAGGAGGTGATTGAGAAGATGACATTTGTATAGGGACTGAGGTGAAAGCAGTTTTGACCCTTGGCGCACTTTTGGATCGTGGCCTTCTCCTTGGTTCTTTCGCTGCTTCCTTCGAGGTGTCT
This Xenopus laevis strain J_2021 chromosome 8S, Xenopus_laevis_v10.1, whole genome shotgun sequence DNA region includes the following protein-coding sequences:
- the ajm1.S gene encoding apical junction component 1 homolog gives rise to the protein MTRTDPPDILVSTVYQDIKVTLKADSPIHKAATKCDSFMSNHKETHQQQFNKRHCRSFDFLEALDEHLTNMSSMERSQRRSQKRADTPEPSSQPVGRKASMKSDTRCISQGGDTSKEAAKEPRRRPRSKSAPRVKTAFTSVPIQMSSSQSPPPTTRRGREVNRNSREPQKSVASPKREVSYAPAKALMNEVHPIKLQPQRNIASRISPLCINSNCMEESQGAKPISSPHVRCRIDIKPDDAVLQHAAHSSKPSQNWGEAPNCNRQPSTPRNLAVPAARLISVSRTPTPSESYSGDHRITHFPCNLGGEMYTTDFRGVPNQSVASPRDFTHYSSRDCVQYGSSPTPASYFYTEDDGSYTQNISIKNRGCLTYPAVATHNYYPEEPPSGPRTYYIEEPRPYPIQEAPVRTFYGEDACYYPPRAVSAKTLYVEDPRLYPLQTSAAKHYFAEDIAKYSEREALTRTYPYPRTSQPLQLTNWYFPDQGPVPYPTIPISPFPSQSSGREAMLSSWHASYSMNQQRLGTDTRSYSRSWDNVLNPGGRKDALLARGQSYENLLCHERRALSPDDRRQPVVVNLSCSPKRYAALSLSENSIVEKVHTEGGRYTMGRSWFVTPEITITDNDLRANGVGRAEMRSASWDVIDSSVTPPAYQGHPSYPTKEKMPSRSARHRSLEQLDELIADLVIDYKPPSSRRPSESDALADQLRKLIKEDMIGLPRKTEHYGQTAQLLQSRPLKEQPTPTFPKSHQGHRRETFPEVPVSGPHKPLEDCSPDLSADEDDLLTCSNAKCRRTETMFNACLYFKSCHSCYTYYCSRNCRREDWDIHKESCIYGCMGSVCRHVLTFCRENTGVHKAFSRIAKVGYLSRGRGVLFLGFPNPSSADNFLQLGLEGLLMSPTYLSLRELESYSDNLGEHAKELQVVGNQFDPEECFLLNVTVAVGQGGSDRLSARAHHIPTVRKYAKIALASSSPERKITKKEKDMETLILTPPPGTANLDNEGEEGRKAREVCFIHIQRELRIRGVFLRHEYPKIYQQMCEFVENNKRFTPTTIYPIDRRTGKQFMCMIMAASEPRTLDWVASPNLLDDIM